A genomic region of Hugenholtzia roseola DSM 9546 contains the following coding sequences:
- a CDS encoding HepT-like ribonuclease domain-containing protein: protein MEKTLDDSPLNQILDSIYDVESYVAGKTHEDFLNTSLIRMATLKQLEIIAQLASELPEDIKNEYREIPWAEIQKFGDNLHHEYYGINHERIWRIAKQEITPLRKQIERVIDKKL from the coding sequence ATGGAAAAAACCTTAGACGATTCGCCCCTAAACCAAATCTTGGATAGCATTTATGATGTAGAAAGCTATGTCGCAGGCAAAACGCATGAGGATTTTCTCAATACCTCCCTGATACGCATGGCTACCCTCAAACAGTTGGAGATTATTGCACAGTTAGCCAGCGAACTGCCCGAAGACATCAAAAACGAGTATAGGGAAATTCCTTGGGCAGAGATTCAAAAGTTTGGCGACAACCTGCATCACGAATACTATGGCATCAACCATGAGCGGATATGGCGTATTGCCAAACAAGAGATTACGCCGCTGCGCAAACAAATTGAGAGAGTGATAGACAAAAAGTTGTGA
- a CDS encoding o-succinylbenzoate synthase, whose protein sequence is MPYQISIKKHPLAFRFEAATSKGVLQTHQSYQIYLCHRDLPEIKGCGEAAPLSHLSPDYQVEIEKWVAEVESLFAQGLLPESQGFWKQAPLQHPAFRFGLETAWLNLEARLSDYLLKNQDPHNQWKIFDQDFYRGRKKIHINGLIWIGKPEVMRAQIRAKIEAGFSCLKLKIGALDFETECKILSEIREKKEADPRLILRLDANGAFSKQEALRKLEQLAKYQIHSIEQPIAPSNPEEWDFLSDLCKNSPIPIALDEELIGKDSESLPALLEAVRPAYCIIKPTLLGGLQKSKFLIELAQEKGIGWWLTSALESNIGLNAIAQFAAQYDLALPQGLGTGGLYHNNIPSPLTLESEELYFKR, encoded by the coding sequence ATGCCCTATCAAATTTCTATCAAAAAGCACCCCTTGGCATTTCGCTTCGAGGCTGCCACTTCAAAAGGCGTGCTTCAAACGCATCAAAGTTATCAAATCTATCTCTGCCATCGCGATTTGCCCGAAATAAAAGGCTGTGGCGAAGCCGCTCCACTTTCACATCTAAGCCCCGATTATCAGGTAGAAATAGAAAAATGGGTCGCCGAAGTCGAGTCGTTGTTTGCACAGGGCTTGCTTCCCGAATCGCAAGGCTTTTGGAAACAAGCCCCCCTTCAACACCCTGCCTTTCGGTTTGGATTGGAAACGGCGTGGCTCAATTTGGAAGCACGTCTTTCCGACTACTTGCTCAAAAATCAAGACCCACACAATCAGTGGAAAATTTTTGACCAAGATTTTTATCGGGGCAGAAAAAAAATTCACATCAACGGGCTTATTTGGATAGGAAAACCCGAAGTCATGCGGGCGCAAATTAGAGCCAAAATAGAAGCTGGATTTTCCTGCCTCAAACTCAAAATTGGAGCTTTAGACTTCGAAACAGAATGTAAGATTTTATCAGAAATAAGAGAAAAAAAGGAAGCAGACCCAAGACTTATCCTTCGCTTAGATGCCAATGGTGCTTTTTCGAAGCAGGAGGCTTTGAGAAAATTAGAACAACTTGCAAAGTATCAAATTCATTCCATCGAGCAACCCATTGCCCCTTCTAATCCCGAAGAATGGGACTTTTTAAGCGATTTGTGCAAAAATTCACCTATCCCAATAGCCTTAGACGAAGAACTTATCGGCAAAGATTCAGAAAGCCTACCCGCCTTGTTGGAAGCCGTGCGTCCCGCCTATTGCATCATAAAACCTACACTTTTGGGAGGTTTGCAAAAGAGTAAGTTTTTGATAGAATTAGCACAAGAAAAGGGCATAGGTTGGTGGCTTACCTCGGCACTTGAATCGAATATAGGGCTTAACGCTATCGCACAATTTGCAGCGCAGTATGATTTGGCACTACCACAAGGTCTGGGTACGGGTGGTTTGTATCACAACAACATTCCCTCCCCCCTTACTTTGGAAAGCGAAGAACTTTATTTTAAAAGATAG
- the lhgO gene encoding L-2-hydroxyglutarate oxidase has translation MTYDITLIGGGIVGLATAYQILQRNPNLRLQVIEKENAVAAHQTGNNSGVIHSGIYYKPNSLKAKNCIEGYHLLLDFCQKEGIFYDLCGKVIVATQESELPALQNIYERGKANGLGDLKLLSAEQIREHEPHVAGIKGIFVSQTGIVDYRLVAEKLWAAVQKAGAEVRLGEKLLEIKQEGSLLHLETSKGTYQSRFLINCAGLYSDKVALMTEKKLPLRIVPFRGEYYKLRPEKEYLVKSLIYPVPDPAFPFLGVHFTRMARGGVEAGPNAVLAYQREGYRKSDIQWGELYETLTWKGFQKVAFKYWKTGLGELYRSYSKAAFTRALQKLIPEITEQDLIDGGAGVRAQACDREGGLLDDFMIVEKNNILHVCNAPSPAATSSLAIGKTLAEMILKKV, from the coding sequence ATGACTTACGACATTACGCTCATCGGTGGTGGTATCGTTGGCTTGGCTACCGCCTATCAAATCTTACAACGCAACCCCAACCTGCGTCTTCAAGTTATCGAGAAAGAAAACGCCGTTGCTGCTCACCAGACGGGCAATAACAGCGGAGTCATTCATTCGGGGATTTACTACAAGCCCAATAGCTTGAAGGCGAAAAATTGTATAGAGGGCTATCATCTGCTTCTCGATTTTTGTCAGAAAGAAGGTATTTTTTACGACTTGTGTGGGAAAGTGATTGTCGCGACACAAGAAAGTGAGCTGCCTGCGCTGCAAAATATCTATGAGCGTGGAAAAGCCAACGGCTTAGGAGATTTAAAACTACTTTCTGCCGAGCAAATCAGGGAGCATGAGCCGCATGTGGCAGGCATTAAAGGCATTTTTGTATCACAGACGGGTATTGTGGATTACCGTTTGGTGGCAGAAAAACTTTGGGCTGCGGTACAAAAGGCGGGTGCCGAGGTGCGCTTAGGTGAAAAGTTGCTCGAAATAAAGCAAGAAGGCAGCCTGCTGCACCTCGAAACTTCGAAGGGTACTTATCAGAGCCGCTTCCTTATCAACTGTGCAGGATTGTATTCCGATAAAGTGGCTTTGATGACGGAAAAAAAGTTGCCGTTGCGCATTGTGCCGTTTAGAGGCGAGTATTACAAATTAAGACCTGAAAAGGAATATTTAGTAAAATCACTTATCTATCCTGTACCAGACCCTGCCTTTCCCTTCTTGGGCGTGCATTTTACGCGCATGGCACGTGGCGGCGTGGAGGCGGGACCTAATGCAGTTTTGGCATATCAAAGGGAAGGGTATCGCAAGTCCGATATTCAGTGGGGCGAACTCTATGAAACCCTCACTTGGAAGGGCTTTCAAAAAGTGGCGTTTAAATATTGGAAAACAGGCTTAGGCGAACTTTATCGTTCCTACTCAAAAGCTGCCTTTACACGTGCGCTGCAAAAGTTGATTCCCGAAATCACCGAGCAAGACCTCATAGACGGTGGCGCGGGCGTGCGTGCGCAAGCCTGCGATAGAGAAGGTGGCTTATTAGATGATTTTATGATTGTAGAGAAAAACAACATCTTGCACGTCTGCAATGCCCCTTCCCCTGCCGCTACTTCTTCTTTGGCAATCGGCAAGACTTTGGCAGAGATGATTCTGAAAAAGGTATAA
- a CDS encoding AAA family ATPase, producing MPSSLTYTHLSTSQRLELKTLGDLKAAGYMPISVKEELRQNLIQALESGKSAFEGIYGYEDTVIPQLERAILSRHNINLLGLRGQAKTRLARLMVNLLDEYVPIVAGSELNDDPLAPLSLYARTQIETFGDQTPIAWLPRQERYTEKLATPDVTVADLIGDIDPIKAANLKISYSDERSINFGLIPRTHRGIFVINEIPDLQARIQVALFNILQEGDIQIRGFKIRLPLDIQFVFTANPEDYTNRGSIVTPLKDRIGSQIITHYPPTIEVSKKITQQEAQVKTEQKNRVQTFEFSDNLLEAIAFTARESELVDAKSGISARLTISAYENLISTAERRAILNKEPHTYLRISDFMGIVPALAGKVELVYEGEQEGAGIVAQSLINKSLRNIFTQYFPNPEKEKKNKINLYKNLLDWFEAGNTLELLNDLSTADYEAKLDSVPFLKKIVLAKMPTLKGAELYLMMEFCLHGLAEYSAIGRKNLDNALTFSDLLSGMFSLPQEDDDEEDDY from the coding sequence ATGCCCTCATCTCTTACTTATACGCACCTTAGCACGTCACAACGCCTTGAACTTAAAACCTTAGGCGACCTAAAAGCGGCAGGTTATATGCCAATTTCGGTCAAAGAAGAGCTTAGACAGAATCTTATCCAAGCCTTAGAAAGTGGAAAGTCTGCCTTCGAAGGAATTTATGGATATGAAGATACCGTTATTCCGCAGTTGGAAAGGGCGATTCTTTCGCGTCATAACATCAATTTGCTCGGTTTGCGTGGGCAGGCAAAAACGCGCTTGGCACGCTTGATGGTCAATCTTTTAGATGAATATGTCCCCATTGTGGCAGGTTCAGAACTCAATGACGACCCTCTTGCGCCACTTTCACTTTACGCGCGGACGCAAATAGAAACTTTTGGCGACCAAACACCGATAGCTTGGCTACCCCGTCAGGAACGGTACACCGAAAAATTGGCTACGCCCGACGTAACCGTAGCCGACCTAATTGGCGATATAGACCCCATTAAGGCGGCAAACTTGAAAATATCCTATTCTGATGAGCGCAGTATCAATTTTGGTCTAATTCCTCGCACGCATCGCGGCATCTTTGTCATCAATGAAATTCCCGATTTGCAGGCGCGTATTCAGGTAGCACTTTTTAATATTTTGCAGGAGGGCGATATTCAGATTCGTGGCTTTAAGATTCGCTTACCGCTTGATATTCAGTTTGTTTTTACGGCTAATCCCGAAGATTATACCAATCGCGGCAGTATCGTAACGCCACTCAAAGACCGTATTGGCAGCCAAATCATTACACACTATCCGCCTACGATTGAGGTTTCTAAAAAAATTACGCAACAAGAGGCACAGGTCAAGACCGAACAGAAAAATCGTGTCCAGACCTTTGAATTTAGCGACAATTTGCTCGAAGCCATTGCTTTTACGGCACGTGAAAGCGAATTAGTAGATGCCAAAAGTGGCATTTCGGCGCGTCTGACCATTTCGGCTTATGAAAACCTTATCAGCACAGCCGAAAGAAGGGCGATTTTGAACAAAGAGCCACACACGTATTTGCGTATCAGCGATTTTATGGGCATTGTGCCTGCTTTGGCGGGCAAAGTAGAGTTGGTGTATGAAGGCGAACAAGAGGGCGCAGGTATTGTGGCACAAAGTCTTATCAATAAGTCCTTGCGCAACATTTTTACACAATATTTTCCTAATCCAGAAAAGGAAAAGAAAAATAAAATAAACCTTTACAAAAACCTGCTCGATTGGTTTGAGGCAGGCAATACGCTCGAACTGCTCAATGACTTATCTACGGCAGACTACGAAGCCAAACTCGATAGCGTGCCTTTTCTCAAAAAAATAGTTTTAGCAAAGATGCCGACTTTAAAGGGGGCAGAATTGTATCTGATGATGGAATTTTGTTTGCATGGCTTGGCAGAATACTCGGCTATTGGTCGGAAAAATTTGGATAATGCCCTTACTTTCAGCGACTTACTTAGTGGCATGTTTTCCCTACCACAAGAAGATGACGACGAAGAAGACGACTATTAA
- a CDS encoding nitrous oxide reductase accessory protein NosL, protein MKKISNHLTILVLLSLLFFSACAQKQDSGAQMSQQEGMTQTGTETGSETNTEINYDCVNCGMPSQDFPNWQALVKETGGKEVYFCAPRCLFMHLSEEEAAARASEIRVVNYYKAPEKIDAKTAFFVTGSDVTGPMGVDFVPFANQQDAEAFKNEHQGKQIYSFSEITPEVLKAELGGKKHQMAH, encoded by the coding sequence ATGAAAAAAATCTCAAATCATCTTACTATTCTTGTGTTGCTTTCTTTGCTTTTCTTTTCGGCTTGCGCCCAAAAACAAGATAGCGGAGCGCAAATGAGCCAACAAGAAGGCATGACCCAAACAGGGACTGAAACTGGTTCTGAAACAAATACAGAAATAAATTATGACTGTGTAAATTGTGGCATGCCCTCGCAGGATTTCCCTAATTGGCAGGCACTTGTCAAAGAAACAGGGGGCAAAGAAGTTTATTTCTGTGCGCCGCGCTGCTTATTTATGCACCTAAGCGAGGAAGAAGCGGCGGCGAGAGCTTCCGAAATTCGCGTTGTCAATTATTACAAAGCCCCTGAAAAAATAGATGCCAAAACTGCCTTTTTCGTTACAGGCAGCGACGTAACGGGTCCTATGGGCGTAGATTTTGTGCCTTTTGCAAATCAGCAGGACGCAGAGGCTTTTAAAAATGAGCATCAGGGCAAACAAATTTATAGCTTTTCCGAAATCACGCCCGAAGTCTTGAAGGCGGAACTGGGGGGAAAAAAACACCAAATGGCGCACTAA
- a CDS encoding peroxiredoxin family protein: MKIRQKKSTLLIALLTLLFCTLNACSGDELGRGAPAPDFEAINLTTGKKVKLSDYKGKVVMLYFWADWCPTCKKEFPETQAYYAEIQQDKAADFELLAINYKQEIEASEKFKQEFNISFPMLPDKEGEIAALYQVDERLPTNYFIDPEGKIIRKILGWVDKKQVNIMIEQHKQK; encoded by the coding sequence ATGAAAATCAGACAAAAAAAATCGACGCTGCTAATAGCGTTGCTGACGCTTCTTTTTTGCACCCTTAATGCCTGTTCGGGTGATGAACTTGGGCGCGGCGCACCTGCGCCCGATTTCGAGGCGATAAATCTCACAACGGGCAAAAAGGTAAAACTTTCTGACTACAAAGGCAAAGTCGTGATGCTTTATTTTTGGGCAGATTGGTGTCCTACCTGTAAGAAAGAGTTTCCCGAAACACAAGCCTATTATGCTGAAATTCAACAAGATAAGGCTGCCGATTTCGAGCTTTTAGCCATCAATTACAAGCAAGAAATAGAGGCTTCTGAAAAGTTTAAACAAGAATTTAATATCTCTTTTCCTATGCTACCCGATAAGGAAGGCGAAATAGCTGCACTGTATCAGGTAGATGAAAGACTGCCTACTAATTATTTCATCGACCCCGAAGGCAAGATTATTCGCAAGATTTTGGGCTGGGTAGATAAAAAACAGGTTAATATTATGATTGAACAACACAAACAAAAATAA
- a CDS encoding class I SAM-dependent methyltransferase: MFKTTEITAYTIPSDNVIHQRLLFAYEKTVETILKSNQKVSVLEIGSGAGKGAELLAAHPEVVAHYTAIDKNNQLVPHLQNKYPHFKFVEGFVPPLPFQNESFDWVITQQVIEHIEDDSFFLTEIHRVLKKGGKAIITTPNKPMSLTRNPWHVREYNPKEMHELAAQFFAEVELWGITGDKVVWDYYEKNKQSVAKFKRLDIFNLEQNLPRTLLQVPYDLLNRWNRNKLKDQNDGLVAAVTTENYRFTEDLDTCFDFFCIVTKN; encoded by the coding sequence ATGTTCAAGACCACAGAAATTACGGCTTATACCATTCCGAGCGATAACGTTATTCACCAGCGGTTGCTCTTTGCTTATGAAAAAACGGTTGAAACGATTTTAAAATCAAATCAGAAAGTTTCGGTCTTAGAAATTGGCAGTGGAGCAGGCAAAGGCGCGGAACTTTTGGCAGCACACCCCGAAGTAGTCGCCCATTATACTGCGATTGATAAAAACAACCAACTTGTGCCTCACCTGCAAAATAAGTATCCTCACTTCAAATTTGTGGAAGGTTTTGTACCCCCTCTGCCTTTTCAAAATGAAAGTTTCGATTGGGTTATTACCCAACAAGTAATAGAACATATAGAAGATGATTCGTTTTTTTTAACTGAAATTCATAGGGTTTTGAAAAAAGGCGGAAAGGCTATCATCACAACGCCTAATAAGCCTATGTCGCTTACGCGCAATCCTTGGCATGTGCGCGAGTACAATCCCAAAGAGATGCACGAACTGGCGGCGCAATTCTTTGCAGAGGTAGAATTGTGGGGCATTACAGGCGATAAAGTAGTTTGGGATTATTACGAAAAAAACAAGCAATCGGTGGCAAAGTTCAAGCGTTTGGACATCTTTAATTTGGAGCAAAATCTGCCTCGTACCCTATTACAAGTTCCTTATGATTTATTGAATCGTTGGAATAGAAATAAATTGAAAGACCAAAATGATGGTTTAGTTGCTGCCGTAACGACGGAAAACTACCGCTTTACAGAGGATTTGGATACCTGCTTCGACTTCTTTTGTATCGTAACGAAAAACTAA
- a CDS encoding DUF692 domain-containing protein: protein MKVKTDFQNQIPFLGVGMGFRTPFLPALWHHKKEVDFLEIVADHYLEAKGQKKEELDFLKDNFILIPHALDTSLGSSEGLFEPYIEKLARLIDYLNPPYWSEHLAFTRAAGVGIGHLTPTTFSTEMLDIFTKNIEKVKSYIKKPLILENITYAFRLPDSDLEEADFISQLAQRADVGLLLDATNLYINSVNHNFSYMDFLAKIPKEKIIQLHFVGGQAQGEWLIDSHSSKTPPQILKVIEEIVKLAPHLKGAILERDENFPPFSEIKEEMATVRALFEKHKNSEK, encoded by the coding sequence ATGAAAGTAAAAACTGACTTTCAAAACCAAATCCCCTTTTTAGGGGTAGGAATGGGCTTTCGCACACCTTTTCTGCCTGCTTTATGGCATCATAAAAAGGAGGTCGATTTTTTGGAAATTGTAGCCGACCACTATTTAGAGGCAAAAGGACAGAAAAAAGAAGAATTAGACTTTTTAAAAGACAATTTTATCCTCATTCCCCATGCGTTGGATACTTCTTTGGGCAGCAGTGAGGGACTTTTCGAGCCTTATATAGAAAAATTGGCACGTCTGATAGACTACCTAAATCCACCTTATTGGAGCGAACATTTGGCTTTCACAAGGGCGGCAGGCGTAGGCATTGGGCATCTCACGCCCACTACTTTTTCTACTGAAATGCTCGATATTTTTACAAAAAATATTGAGAAAGTGAAAAGTTATATCAAAAAGCCTCTTATTTTAGAAAATATAACCTATGCCTTTCGCCTTCCTGATAGCGATTTAGAGGAAGCCGATTTTATTAGTCAGTTAGCCCAAAGAGCCGACGTAGGTTTGCTTTTAGATGCTACTAATTTATATATCAATAGCGTTAATCACAATTTTAGTTATATGGATTTTTTAGCTAAAATACCCAAAGAAAAAATTATTCAACTGCATTTTGTGGGTGGGCAGGCGCAGGGCGAATGGCTTATAGATAGCCACAGCAGCAAAACGCCTCCTCAAATTTTGAAAGTGATAGAAGAAATTGTAAAATTAGCCCCTCATCTAAAAGGTGCAATTTTAGAGCGAGATGAGAATTTTCCGCCTTTTTCCGAAATAAAAGAGGAAATGGCGACGGTAAGAGCCTTATTTGAAAAGCATAAAAACAGCGAAAAATAA
- the sufD gene encoding Fe-S cluster assembly protein SufD, whose amino-acid sequence MTSPTSLDLKAQFLAPFEALLESPALAPLKKERAAAFQALSEQELPTQKHEEWKYFPLKTLCETPFETETDTQIAESDFEPFLIPDLEANLIVFVNGKLAFKGLKENHKGLRIATFSEIAQEKPDLLEKHFNQYTNFEGNFFTKLNTAATQEGMLIEIPKNTTLRYPIVLLWISKTEQDNLATQIRNLVLVGENSQAKIIQQNAVIATKNQQKNGKNWTNSVTEIVLERYAHLEHYRLQDDPAQDFYIGSTFVRQADNSHFEDFTFSFAGKLIRNNLVLSLGSQVEGYMNGLYLPDSQCVVDNHTAVAHEKPNSYSNELYKGVLGAQSKAVFNGKIFVMPDAQKTNAFQSNKNILLDDSAIIDTKPQLEIWADDVKCSHGATTGAIDQDSIFYLRARGIPQKQAKALLMQAFALEVVEKIKIEALKNHIEQKIYNRFS is encoded by the coding sequence ATGACCTCACCTACTTCTCTCGACCTGAAAGCACAGTTTTTAGCACCCTTCGAAGCCCTGCTGGAAAGTCCCGCCCTTGCGCCCTTGAAAAAAGAACGCGCCGCCGCTTTCCAAGCCCTAAGTGAGCAGGAGCTTCCCACACAAAAGCACGAGGAGTGGAAATATTTTCCGCTCAAAACGCTCTGTGAAACTCCTTTCGAAACCGAAACCGACACACAGATTGCAGAATCCGACTTTGAGCCTTTTCTTATTCCCGATTTGGAGGCAAATCTTATCGTCTTTGTCAATGGAAAATTGGCGTTTAAGGGCTTAAAAGAAAACCATAAAGGACTAAGGATTGCGACTTTTTCAGAAATTGCACAAGAAAAGCCCGATTTATTAGAAAAGCACTTCAATCAATATACAAATTTTGAAGGTAATTTCTTTACCAAACTCAATACTGCCGCCACACAAGAGGGCATGCTGATTGAAATTCCGAAGAATACAACGTTGCGTTATCCTATCGTGCTGCTTTGGATTTCGAAAACCGAGCAAGACAATTTGGCTACTCAAATTCGAAATTTGGTTTTGGTAGGCGAAAATAGTCAAGCCAAAATTATTCAGCAAAATGCCGTTATCGCGACCAAAAATCAGCAAAAAAATGGTAAAAATTGGACAAATAGCGTAACCGAAATTGTATTAGAACGATACGCGCACTTAGAACATTACCGCCTGCAAGACGACCCTGCACAAGATTTTTACATAGGTTCTACCTTTGTTCGCCAAGCCGACAATAGCCACTTCGAGGATTTTACCTTCTCTTTTGCGGGCAAACTGATTCGAAACAACTTAGTCTTGTCTTTGGGTAGTCAGGTAGAAGGGTATATGAACGGACTGTATCTTCCTGATAGTCAGTGTGTTGTGGATAATCATACGGCTGTGGCGCACGAAAAACCGAATAGTTATAGCAACGAACTATACAAAGGCGTTTTGGGAGCGCAAAGCAAGGCGGTCTTTAATGGTAAGATTTTTGTCATGCCTGATGCCCAAAAAACAAATGCTTTTCAGTCTAATAAAAATATTTTGTTAGATGATTCAGCCATTATCGATACCAAGCCACAGCTCGAAATTTGGGCAGATGATGTGAAATGCTCGCATGGCGCAACCACAGGGGCGATAGACCAGGATTCTATCTTCTATCTGCGTGCGCGTGGGATTCCGCAAAAGCAGGCAAAGGCACTTCTGATGCAGGCTTTTGCCTTAGAAGTAGTAGAAAAAATTAAAATAGAAGCCTTGAAAAATCATATAGAACAAAAAATCTATAACCGTTTTTCATAA
- the sufC gene encoding Fe-S cluster assembly ATPase SufC: MLSIKNLHAKIEDKPILKGLNFEVKAGEVHAIMGPNGSGKSTLASVLAGKEDYEVTEGEVIFQGKNLLDLAPEERAAEGVFLAFQYPIEIPGVSNANFLKTAVNEIRKYKNLEPLDAVGFLKLMKEKAAMMEIEASMLSRSLNEGFSGGEKKRNEILQLAVLNPALAILDETDSGLDIDALKIVANGVNKFKSKEKGVVVITHYQRLLDYIVPDFVHVLYQGRIVRSGTKELALELEEKGYDWIKAEVAAQMQ; encoded by the coding sequence ATGTTGTCTATAAAAAACTTACACGCCAAAATCGAAGACAAACCGATTCTAAAAGGTTTAAACTTTGAAGTAAAAGCGGGCGAAGTGCATGCCATCATGGGCCCTAATGGGTCGGGCAAAAGTACGTTGGCTTCTGTTTTGGCAGGAAAAGAAGACTATGAAGTTACCGAAGGCGAGGTGATTTTTCAGGGTAAAAATCTGCTGGATTTAGCCCCCGAAGAACGTGCCGCCGAGGGCGTTTTTTTGGCGTTTCAGTATCCGATAGAAATTCCGGGCGTGAGCAATGCCAATTTTTTGAAAACGGCGGTCAATGAAATTCGCAAGTACAAAAATTTAGAACCGCTTGATGCCGTAGGTTTTTTAAAATTGATGAAAGAAAAGGCAGCAATGATGGAAATAGAGGCTTCTATGTTGTCGCGCTCGCTTAATGAAGGCTTTTCGGGTGGCGAAAAGAAGCGAAATGAAATTTTGCAGTTAGCAGTGCTAAACCCTGCCTTAGCGATTTTAGACGAAACCGATTCAGGTTTGGATATAGATGCTTTAAAAATTGTAGCAAATGGTGTCAATAAATTCAAATCAAAAGAAAAGGGTGTAGTTGTCATTACACACTATCAAAGGCTTTTGGATTATATCGTACCCGACTTTGTGCATGTCTTGTATCAGGGTAGAATTGTGCGTTCTGGCACAAAAGAATTGGCGTTGGAATTAGAGGAAAAAGGTTACGATTGGATTAAGGCAGAGGTGGCGGCACAGATGCAATAA